In Kushneria marisflavi, the following are encoded in one genomic region:
- a CDS encoding chromate transporter: MIYLDLFLAFFIPNIIGYGGGPAIIPLIENEVVGRYGWLTSQQFAEALALGNTLPSPIATKMAGYIGHEVAGVGGALVATLATVAPSLILMLVALGTLYRYRDSIKVKSMSQWVRPVIMVLMGYLTWSFLDEGVSNAGWMHTAIVGVVACVMLVWLRLHPVWAVLAGLVYGGLLLG, encoded by the coding sequence ATGATCTACCTGGACCTCTTTCTGGCGTTTTTCATTCCCAACATCATCGGCTACGGCGGTGGGCCGGCGATCATTCCCCTGATCGAAAACGAGGTGGTCGGGCGCTACGGCTGGCTGACCTCGCAGCAGTTTGCAGAAGCGCTGGCCCTGGGCAATACCCTGCCCAGTCCCATCGCCACCAAGATGGCCGGCTATATCGGTCATGAAGTTGCGGGTGTCGGCGGAGCGCTGGTGGCGACGCTTGCCACCGTTGCCCCCTCGCTGATCCTGATGCTGGTCGCTCTGGGAACGCTGTATCGCTATCGCGACTCGATCAAGGTCAAGTCGATGAGCCAGTGGGTCAGGCCGGTCATCATGGTGCTGATGGGCTACCTGACCTGGTCGTTTCTTGATGAAGGCGTCAGCAATGCGGGCTGGATGCACACTGCCATTGTTGGCGTGGTCGCCTGCGTCATGCTGGTGTGGCTCAGGCTTCATCCGGTCTGGGCGGTCCTCGCCGGGCTGGTGTACGGCGGTCTGTTGCTCGGGTGA
- a CDS encoding MFS transporter encodes MSSSDPSTPRTPGRISFLLVTFAFLMAMLGTTLPTPLYPIYQQRMDYSQIIITVIFAAYAVGVITALIGFGSWSDQLGRRRLLMAGLALAIVSNLVFLSSPELIPLLTGRLLSGLSAGIFTGTATVAVIEQAPPEWQRGATLTATATNVMGLGLGPLVAGVLAQYVAWPLHLPYALHIVLCLLAMIGVWRAPETVERPERVKLRIQRLGVPDEVRGVFVPAGIAGFAGTAVLGLFTAAAPSFVQRILEIDNLAMIGVVVITLFIASALGQACMRFIPERQRLTSGCLILALGVLVVGSAIGLASLWLMLLGAAISGAGQGITLRAGLGEVVGASPKDRKSEVTSTYFVVIYVAISLPVVGLGVTAAMTGLVAAGIAFSVIVAALALTAMGLLIRRQRREA; translated from the coding sequence ATGTCCAGTTCCGACCCATCGACACCGCGCACACCGGGGCGCATTTCCTTTTTGCTGGTCACCTTTGCCTTTTTGATGGCCATGCTGGGCACCACGCTGCCCACGCCGCTCTATCCGATCTATCAACAGCGGATGGACTATTCCCAGATCATCATTACGGTCATCTTTGCCGCCTACGCCGTGGGGGTGATTACCGCTCTGATCGGCTTTGGCAGCTGGTCGGATCAGCTGGGGCGACGACGATTGCTGATGGCCGGACTGGCGCTGGCAATCGTGAGCAACTTGGTGTTTCTATCGAGTCCGGAGCTGATACCGCTGTTGACCGGCCGATTACTGTCGGGTCTCTCGGCAGGTATCTTTACCGGCACCGCTACGGTCGCCGTCATCGAGCAGGCACCACCCGAATGGCAAAGGGGAGCGACGTTGACCGCGACCGCCACCAACGTCATGGGGCTGGGGTTGGGACCGCTGGTCGCGGGCGTGCTGGCACAGTATGTGGCCTGGCCACTGCATCTGCCCTACGCCCTGCATATCGTTTTGTGCCTGCTGGCCATGATCGGCGTCTGGCGGGCACCGGAGACGGTCGAGCGCCCCGAGCGGGTCAAGCTTCGCATTCAGCGTCTGGGCGTGCCCGATGAGGTACGCGGGGTCTTCGTGCCGGCCGGCATCGCAGGCTTTGCCGGTACGGCGGTGCTGGGGCTTTTCACCGCCGCGGCGCCCTCCTTCGTGCAAAGGATTCTCGAGATCGACAATCTGGCCATGATCGGCGTGGTGGTCATTACGCTTTTTATCGCCTCGGCGCTGGGTCAGGCGTGCATGCGCTTTATCCCCGAGCGACAGCGCCTGACCAGCGGCTGTCTGATTCTGGCATTGGGCGTGCTGGTGGTGGGTAGCGCCATTGGACTGGCCTCGCTGTGGCTGATGCTACTCGGTGCGGCCATTTCGGGCGCCGGTCAGGGCATTACCCTGCGCGCCGGACTTGGCGAGGTCGTGGGCGCCTCCCCGAAGGATCGCAAAAGCGAGGTCACCTCGACCTACTTCGTGGTGATCTACGTGGCAATCTCACTGCCCGTGGTCGGACTGGGCGTGACGGCGGCCATGACCGGGCTGGTGGCGGCCGGCATTGCCTTCTCGGTGATTGTCGCGGCGCTGGCACTGACGGCCATGGGGCTTTTGATTCGGCGTCAGCGCCGCGAGGCGTAA
- a CDS encoding sodium:solute symporter family protein, protein MHALFVMGYIALMIVIGLHFSRRKVHNDSDFIVAGRSLSTMVLTATLLATFVGSGSIVGGASFVFQYGPGAAIFFFAGTPIAALVVYFLLAAKMRRSEATTIPGLIEVRFGSTARTLASLIILLAYVGIVSYQFTGAGQALNLAFGLPVWQGVLISAAIMIGLATMGGLVSVAYTDYMSAVIIFGSMLLAVPLVLMPLGGLERLYTSLPQMQQTLLGGLSPWQALSYFLPLFLLILGDQNLFQRFAAARDPATARKAAMGLVIASIACTSLITLLVCATRVLYPDITPSTAMMTLAQQGLPTVVGGLLLASIVALLLTTGNSYLLSASASLTQDILGGLFRIRIAPHRALLANRLTVVALGVLAWVLGAFFPSVLAMQMYSYGMYGAAITPVFLAALLWPRATPAGALAAMTVGGAVTLVWEIALGKPMGWNSVLVAMPLATLTMVAVSLIKRPSHSAGAFTTGNGESSLD, encoded by the coding sequence ATGCATGCACTGTTCGTCATGGGATATATCGCGCTGATGATTGTCATTGGCCTTCACTTTTCGCGGCGCAAGGTTCACAACGACAGCGATTTCATTGTGGCCGGACGTTCGCTCTCGACGATGGTGCTTACGGCAACGCTGCTGGCCACCTTTGTCGGCTCCGGCTCCATCGTGGGCGGAGCAAGCTTTGTCTTTCAGTACGGCCCGGGGGCGGCGATCTTCTTTTTCGCCGGCACGCCGATTGCCGCACTTGTGGTCTACTTCCTGCTGGCGGCCAAAATGCGCCGCAGTGAAGCCACTACCATTCCGGGCCTGATCGAAGTGCGCTTTGGCTCGACGGCACGCACGCTGGCCTCACTGATCATTCTGCTCGCCTATGTGGGTATCGTGTCCTATCAGTTTACGGGCGCAGGCCAGGCCCTCAATCTCGCCTTTGGCCTGCCGGTCTGGCAGGGCGTTCTGATTTCAGCTGCCATCATGATTGGCCTTGCCACCATGGGGGGACTGGTCTCGGTGGCCTACACCGACTACATGAGCGCGGTCATCATTTTTGGCAGCATGCTGCTCGCCGTGCCGCTGGTGCTCATGCCGCTGGGCGGGCTCGAGAGGCTTTATACCTCGCTGCCGCAGATGCAACAGACGCTGCTGGGCGGACTGTCTCCCTGGCAGGCACTGAGCTATTTTCTGCCTCTTTTCCTGCTGATTCTGGGCGACCAGAACCTCTTCCAGCGCTTTGCCGCGGCCCGTGATCCGGCCACGGCACGCAAGGCGGCCATGGGACTGGTGATTGCCTCGATCGCCTGTACGTCACTGATCACCCTGCTGGTCTGTGCAACGCGCGTACTCTATCCCGACATTACGCCGTCCACCGCCATGATGACGCTGGCTCAGCAGGGCCTGCCGACCGTCGTGGGCGGACTGCTGCTGGCTTCGATCGTGGCGCTGTTGCTGACCACCGGCAATTCCTATCTGCTGTCAGCGTCGGCCAGTCTTACCCAGGACATTCTCGGTGGGCTTTTCAGGATCCGCATCGCTCCCCATCGCGCCCTGCTGGCCAACCGGCTGACGGTGGTCGCTCTGGGCGTTCTGGCCTGGGTGCTTGGCGCCTTTTTCCCCAGCGTGCTGGCCATGCAGATGTACTCCTACGGCATGTACGGTGCGGCCATCACACCGGTCTTTCTGGCGGCACTGCTCTGGCCCCGCGCCACTCCGGCAGGCGCGCTGGCCGCCATGACCGTGGGCGGTGCGGTCACTCTGGTGTGGGAAATTGCGCTGGGCAAACCGATGGGCTGGAACAGCGTGCTGGTAGCGATGCCGCTGGCGACCCTGACCATGGTTGCTGTCAGTCTGATCAAACGCCCTTCTCATTCAGCAGGCGCCTTTACCACCGGAAATGGCGAGTCATCACTGGATTAA
- a CDS encoding YajG family lipoprotein has protein sequence MTPVFRMLCMATLMAVTLAACSYQPARINPEPAVIIGDGQHGHGNGNFCPPGQAKKGNC, from the coding sequence ATGACCCCCGTCTTTCGCATGCTCTGCATGGCCACCCTGATGGCCGTTACCCTGGCGGCCTGCAGCTATCAGCCCGCTCGTATCAATCCGGAACCTGCCGTGATCATCGGTGACGGTCAACATGGCCACGGCAACGGCAACTTCTGCCCGCCCGGACAGGCCAAAAAGGGCAACTGCTGA
- a CDS encoding Bug family tripartite tricarboxylate transporter substrate binding protein codes for MFYDVLLHTTRKSLSRLCVSGAAVASLAVGAATCVATTQSAQADDYPDHAIEFIVPWSPGGGSDALMRIISNDAPQYLGQPLPVINMPGVSGTIGLKELAGKAPDGYTLGQIHEGLMASNATGLTPLNWDDFQPIASLASSPQYLVVNADSDWTTFEEFAEYARAHPGEIRMGATLGGIPHVHSAMIEDAIDAKFRYVGFEGTGARIRSLVGGHIDASIGDISSSLEFVKNGDLRFLAVGSKKRPKQTPEVPTFKELGYDNLDLSINRGIVAPKGIDPARVETLASGFEKMSEDPEFIERINKAGAEVEFMGPQAYADYLAGVDATVKRLSSRLAR; via the coding sequence ATGTTTTATGACGTCTTACTCCATACCACTCGAAAGTCTCTGAGCCGTCTGTGTGTTTCCGGTGCAGCGGTGGCCTCGCTTGCGGTGGGTGCTGCCACCTGTGTTGCGACGACTCAATCGGCCCAGGCCGATGACTATCCTGATCACGCCATCGAATTCATCGTGCCCTGGTCGCCAGGCGGCGGTAGCGATGCCCTGATGCGCATCATTTCCAACGATGCCCCGCAATATCTGGGGCAACCGTTGCCGGTGATCAACATGCCCGGTGTCAGCGGAACCATTGGCCTCAAGGAACTCGCGGGAAAAGCGCCCGATGGCTATACCCTGGGTCAGATCCATGAAGGGTTGATGGCGTCCAACGCTACCGGCCTGACGCCCCTGAACTGGGATGATTTCCAGCCGATCGCCTCGCTGGCCTCTTCGCCGCAATATCTTGTGGTCAATGCCGACAGTGACTGGACAACCTTTGAGGAGTTCGCTGAATACGCCAGGGCCCATCCCGGCGAGATCCGGATGGGCGCCACACTTGGCGGGATTCCCCATGTGCACTCCGCCATGATCGAGGATGCCATCGATGCCAAATTCCGCTATGTCGGCTTTGAGGGCACCGGCGCACGTATCCGCTCGCTGGTCGGCGGGCATATCGATGCCTCGATTGGCGACATCTCATCAAGCCTTGAGTTTGTCAAAAACGGCGACCTGCGGTTTCTGGCCGTTGGCAGCAAGAAGCGCCCCAAACAGACCCCGGAGGTGCCTACCTTCAAGGAGCTCGGCTACGACAATCTCGATTTGAGCATCAATCGTGGCATCGTGGCGCCGAAAGGTATCGATCCGGCCAGGGTCGAGACGCTGGCCAGCGGCTTCGAGAAGATGTCTGAAGACCCCGAGTTCATCGAGCGGATCAACAAGGCCGGCGCCGAAGTCGAGTTCATGGGGCCACAGGCTTACGCGGACTATCTGGCCGGGGTTGATGCGACCGTCAAGCGCCTTTCGAGCAGGCTGGCGCGATGA
- a CDS encoding tripartite tricarboxylate transporter TctB family protein yields MSVVTDKVSRATREANSERGKAIANILFNAGLAALFIGLFMQAGDLPSSMWEPLGAGSFPRLILGALVVFNLAIMCQSMMALRHADPALSVGAGRWFIQRRLAFASLAAFCGYALLMPWLGFALASLLFLLVVQIILGARSGRRLLVACVIAAVFGPGLDALFGQVFMISLPQGRLW; encoded by the coding sequence ATGAGTGTCGTCACCGACAAGGTCTCTCGCGCGACGCGAGAGGCCAATAGCGAGCGCGGCAAGGCCATCGCCAATATTCTTTTCAACGCAGGGCTTGCAGCACTGTTTATCGGTCTGTTCATGCAGGCCGGTGATCTGCCGTCCTCCATGTGGGAGCCGCTGGGGGCCGGCTCATTTCCCCGACTGATACTGGGGGCGCTGGTGGTCTTTAATCTGGCGATCATGTGCCAGTCCATGATGGCGCTGCGACATGCTGACCCTGCGTTGAGTGTGGGGGCCGGGCGCTGGTTCATCCAGCGGCGGCTGGCCTTTGCCAGCCTGGCAGCCTTTTGTGGCTATGCGTTGCTGATGCCCTGGCTTGGCTTTGCACTGGCGTCGCTGCTGTTTTTGCTCGTCGTTCAGATTATTCTGGGGGCTCGAAGCGGCCGCCGACTGCTGGTGGCCTGCGTCATCGCGGCGGTGTTCGGCCCCGGCCTTGACGCGCTCTTTGGTCAGGTCTTCATGATTTCGCTGCCCCAGGGCCGCTTGTGGTAA
- a CDS encoding metal-dependent hydrolase family protein: MSDTPSLLLYNARLVDGSAPTARDNISVLIEHGRITQVSDEAIDAPDATRLDLGGRILMPGLIDCHVHVIATTADLGANALLPDSLITARSSRIMRDMLMRGFTTVRDVGGADRGLQQAVAEGYFEGPELVICGKALSQTGGHTDYRGFYDERDDQYQTRRLGSMGRICDGGDAVRRATRQEIKAGAQFIKVMANGGVSSPSDPIDFLSYSISELEAIVGEATNAQTYVSAHLYTDQAIHRAVMAGVRSLEHCNLITPETARLAAEKGAMACPTLVTYEMLKQEGAQYGLKPDSVAKIDDVRLAGLESLKIMREAGLTMAYGSDLLGEMHRHQSEEFVIRSRVLAPHEVIRSATLDAARLLRREGDIGCVAAGARADLIVVDGNPLEDMSLLTHQGAHMSVIMQGGRMVKNHLR, encoded by the coding sequence ATGTCAGACACGCCTTCGCTTCTGCTTTACAACGCCCGCCTGGTCGATGGCAGCGCGCCCACCGCGCGCGACAACATCAGCGTCCTGATCGAGCATGGACGCATCACGCAGGTGTCGGATGAGGCAATTGACGCCCCTGATGCCACCCGACTCGACCTGGGCGGACGCATCCTGATGCCCGGGCTGATCGACTGCCATGTTCACGTGATTGCCACCACTGCAGATCTGGGCGCCAATGCGCTGCTGCCGGACTCGCTGATCACGGCTCGGTCGAGTCGCATCATGCGTGACATGCTGATGCGCGGTTTTACTACCGTACGCGATGTCGGCGGCGCTGATCGTGGCCTGCAGCAGGCGGTGGCCGAGGGCTATTTTGAAGGTCCTGAACTGGTGATCTGTGGCAAGGCGCTCTCCCAGACCGGCGGACATACCGACTACCGCGGTTTTTATGACGAGCGTGACGATCAGTATCAGACACGCCGGCTGGGCTCGATGGGACGTATCTGCGACGGGGGGGATGCCGTTCGCCGCGCGACCCGCCAGGAGATCAAGGCAGGCGCCCAGTTCATCAAGGTGATGGCCAACGGCGGCGTTTCCTCTCCAAGCGACCCGATCGACTTTCTGAGCTATTCGATCAGCGAACTGGAAGCCATCGTGGGAGAGGCGACCAACGCTCAGACCTATGTGAGTGCCCATCTCTATACCGACCAGGCCATTCATCGTGCCGTCATGGCGGGCGTACGTTCGCTGGAACACTGCAACCTGATCACACCGGAAACGGCACGACTGGCGGCCGAGAAAGGCGCCATGGCCTGCCCGACACTGGTGACCTACGAAATGCTCAAGCAGGAAGGCGCGCAGTACGGACTCAAGCCCGACTCGGTAGCCAAGATTGATGATGTGCGGCTGGCCGGTCTTGAAAGCCTGAAGATCATGCGCGAGGCGGGGCTGACCATGGCCTATGGCAGCGATCTGCTCGGCGAGATGCACCGTCATCAGTCCGAGGAGTTCGTGATTCGCTCACGCGTGCTGGCACCGCATGAGGTGATCCGCAGCGCCACGCTGGACGCTGCACGGCTGCTGCGACGCGAGGGCGATATCGGCTGCGTGGCTGCCGGCGCCCGTGCCGACCTGATCGTGGTCGATGGCAACCCGTTGGAAGACATGAGCCTTTTGACACATCAGGGCGCTCACATGAGCGTGATCATGCAGGGTGGTCGCATGGTCAAGAATCATCTTCGCTAG
- a CDS encoding tripartite tricarboxylate transporter permease — MPMTDVLLGSVEQLFSLATLVSMMIGVMAGVIAAAIPGFTITMAIVLALPVTFTMSPLQGVATMLAVYVGGGSGGLISAALLGIPGTPSAVATTFDAYPMARKGEPGRALALGIWASFFGALISAVVLIIAAPPLALIAVKLGPWEYFSLILFAVTVVASLVGKSVLKGLMMSLLGLFIATVGQDPMMGVPRFTFGIDVLAAGIPFLVMLIGIFAVSQLASEVENPTEMKQGQALVGGKMHFQPFGVMREVLSRPGNLLRSSMVGVVIGAVPGAGGSIANLIAYDQAKRASKTPELFGTGIADGVVASESGNSATAGGGLIPMIALGIPGSAVDAVLMAALMVQGVSVGPRLIMDNAELVYGMFLAMFLAAGMVLVFCLISMRWFIRITEIPKSIIVPVVLVCCAIGALALNNRITDLYLLVGVGLVGYLLAKLDYPLAPLVLGVILGPIAETNLRRALMADENWTLFFTRPISAMLLLLAVLSVALTVRRLLKKRRTVSP; from the coding sequence ATGCCGATGACCGATGTGCTGCTTGGCAGCGTTGAACAACTGTTTTCGCTGGCGACGCTCGTCAGCATGATGATTGGCGTCATGGCAGGTGTGATCGCCGCCGCCATCCCGGGGTTCACGATCACCATGGCGATCGTTCTGGCACTCCCGGTCACGTTTACCATGTCGCCGCTGCAGGGCGTTGCCACGATGCTTGCCGTCTATGTCGGTGGCGGGTCAGGCGGACTGATCAGTGCGGCACTGCTGGGCATTCCCGGCACGCCTTCGGCGGTGGCCACCACCTTTGATGCCTATCCCATGGCGCGCAAGGGCGAACCGGGCCGCGCGCTGGCACTGGGTATCTGGGCGTCCTTTTTTGGCGCGCTGATCAGTGCCGTGGTGCTGATCATTGCTGCGCCACCGCTGGCCCTGATCGCCGTCAAACTGGGCCCCTGGGAATATTTCTCGCTGATTTTGTTCGCGGTCACCGTGGTGGCCAGTCTGGTCGGCAAGTCGGTACTCAAGGGATTGATGATGAGTCTGCTGGGGCTTTTCATCGCGACCGTGGGGCAGGACCCGATGATGGGCGTGCCTCGCTTCACTTTTGGCATCGATGTGCTGGCCGCCGGTATTCCATTTCTGGTGATGTTGATCGGTATCTTTGCCGTCAGCCAGCTGGCCAGTGAAGTCGAAAACCCGACAGAGATGAAGCAGGGGCAGGCGCTGGTCGGAGGGAAGATGCATTTTCAGCCGTTTGGCGTCATGCGTGAGGTGCTGAGCCGGCCCGGAAACCTGCTGCGTTCCTCCATGGTAGGGGTCGTTATCGGCGCCGTCCCCGGCGCGGGCGGCAGCATTGCCAACCTGATCGCCTATGATCAGGCCAAACGCGCTTCAAAAACGCCAGAGCTGTTCGGCACCGGCATTGCCGACGGGGTAGTCGCCTCCGAGTCGGGCAATTCCGCCACTGCCGGTGGCGGGCTGATACCGATGATCGCGCTGGGTATCCCGGGCAGTGCGGTTGATGCCGTATTGATGGCGGCGTTGATGGTGCAGGGGGTCAGCGTGGGCCCCAGGCTGATCATGGACAATGCCGAGCTGGTATATGGCATGTTTCTGGCGATGTTTCTGGCCGCCGGGATGGTGCTGGTGTTCTGTCTGATCAGCATGCGCTGGTTCATACGGATCACCGAGATTCCCAAATCGATTATCGTGCCGGTGGTACTGGTCTGTTGCGCGATAGGTGCGCTTGCCCTCAACAACCGGATCACCGACCTTTACCTGCTGGTGGGCGTCGGATTGGTGGGGTATCTGCTGGCCAAGCTGGATTATCCACTGGCCCCGCTGGTACTCGGGGTGATACTGGGGCCCATTGCGGAAACCAACCTGCGCCGTGCCCTGATGGCGGATGAAAACTGGACGCTGTTTTTCACCCGGCCGATCTCGGCGATGCTGTTGCTGCTGGCCGTGCTGTCGGTCGCTCTGACGGTCAGGCGACTTCTCAAAAAGCGTCGTACCGTCAGTCCCTGA